In Aquiflexum balticum DSM 16537, a single genomic region encodes these proteins:
- a CDS encoding oxygenase MpaB family protein — MEKLSLYTDKNFNSLRNRGDELADEAVKALLNRPDLCIAINSWINLPEENELMQFPEPVQIFFQAFFHKPEFIHPNKVKIVQGFFDKESNLYLALLGFYSLPYCYAFADGAQVLIRSKRIIEDIGRRLSETVLFLLDSYRPGTFVGNDQALLTIAKVRLIHAFSRYFVSHYAKDWQPEWGTPINQEDLIGTNLAFSLIVMRGMEKLGKFPGTEVHEAVLHYWKIIGHYLGLDTAYWPETAKEAYELEKLIRKRNLKASVAGETLTRSLLGFFEKNIPDQNLTAFSETMVAYFLGKEAAQAVGISQRVKLPKGLYGLILDLSFVQQGGLKSNYQKTRQQFLAQSKGRFGEELTLNIPVIPRS, encoded by the coding sequence GTGGAAAAATTGAGTTTATATACCGACAAGAATTTTAACAGCCTGAGAAATAGGGGGGATGAATTGGCCGATGAGGCGGTAAAAGCCCTGCTCAACAGGCCCGATTTATGTATTGCCATCAACAGTTGGATAAATTTGCCGGAAGAAAATGAGTTGATGCAATTTCCTGAACCAGTTCAGATTTTTTTCCAGGCATTTTTTCATAAACCTGAATTTATCCATCCCAACAAAGTAAAGATTGTGCAAGGCTTTTTTGACAAAGAATCAAATCTGTATTTGGCCTTATTGGGTTTTTATTCATTGCCCTATTGCTATGCTTTCGCAGATGGTGCCCAGGTTTTGATCCGATCCAAAAGAATTATTGAGGATATCGGAAGAAGACTTTCGGAGACAGTCCTTTTTTTATTGGATAGCTATAGACCGGGAACATTTGTTGGCAATGATCAGGCCTTATTGACCATTGCCAAGGTACGTTTGATTCATGCTTTTAGCAGGTACTTTGTCAGTCATTATGCTAAAGATTGGCAGCCTGAATGGGGAACACCCATCAATCAGGAAGACTTAATAGGGACCAACCTAGCGTTTAGCCTGATCGTCATGCGCGGGATGGAAAAACTGGGTAAATTTCCGGGAACTGAGGTGCATGAAGCTGTTTTGCATTATTGGAAAATCATTGGTCATTATTTAGGACTTGATACAGCCTATTGGCCTGAAACAGCCAAGGAAGCATATGAATTGGAAAAATTGATCCGGAAAAGAAACTTAAAAGCATCAGTCGCAGGTGAAACCCTGACTCGCTCCTTGTTGGGATTTTTTGAAAAGAACATACCCGATCAAAATCTGACGGCTTTTTCTGAAACCATGGTCGCTTATTTTTTGGGCAAAGAAGCTGCACAGGCTGTTGGTATTTCCCAAAGGGTAAAATTACCCAAAGGACTTTACGGTTTGATTTTGGATTTGAGTTTTGTGCAGCAAGGCGGTTTGAAATCCAACTATCAGAAAACCCGGCAACAGTTTTTAGCCCAGAGTAAAGGTCGGTTTGGGGAGGAACTTACCTTGAATATTCCAGTTATACCCCGTTCATAA
- a CDS encoding DUF2752 domain-containing protein, with translation MKKIGNIFQRLPLELIFWIGALIGILFIDPYGAQHFTLCPLDNLGFHWCPGCGLGRAMSLLTKGDIKASWSMHPLAMFAFAAIGYRIFELIRNLKTTNHYG, from the coding sequence ATGAAAAAAATCGGTAACATATTCCAACGCTTACCCTTGGAACTGATCTTTTGGATAGGAGCCCTGATAGGGATACTTTTCATAGATCCTTATGGTGCCCAACACTTCACCCTTTGCCCTTTGGATAATTTAGGATTCCATTGGTGTCCGGGATGTGGATTGGGAAGGGCCATGAGTCTGTTGACCAAAGGGGACATCAAAGCATCATGGTCCATGCATCCGCTGGCGATGTTTGCTTTCGCTGCAATCGGTTACCGCATTTTCGAATTGATCAGAAACTTAAAAACTACTAATCACTATGGCTAA
- a CDS encoding TM2 domain-containing protein → MANVLRHLPELEGMELGYIQGILKNMDDDQANLFAQVYRARRKDNQMILILCLLGFFGFAGLHRFILGQIGLGILYLLTVGLCFIGTIVDLVNYKSLAYEYNIRIAHETLNMMSNGGSYMPNANTNDNA, encoded by the coding sequence ATGGCTAATGTATTGAGACATCTTCCTGAATTGGAAGGAATGGAATTGGGTTACATCCAGGGAATTTTGAAAAATATGGATGACGACCAGGCAAATTTGTTTGCACAGGTTTACCGTGCAAGAAGAAAAGACAACCAAATGATTTTGATTCTTTGTTTGTTGGGTTTCTTTGGATTTGCCGGACTGCACAGGTTTATCCTCGGACAGATCGGATTGGGTATCCTTTATTTATTGACCGTTGGTCTTTGTTTTATAGGTACCATTGTCGATTTGGTCAATTACAAAAGTCTAGCTTACGAATACAATATCAGGATTGCACATGAAACTTTGAACATGATGTCCAATGGCGGAAGTTATATGCCTAATGCAAATACCAATGACAATGCTTAA